Proteins encoded by one window of Pan troglodytes isolate AG18354 chromosome 16, NHGRI_mPanTro3-v2.0_pri, whole genome shotgun sequence:
- the CYP1A2 gene encoding cytochrome P450 1A2 codes for MALSQSVPFSATELLLASAIFCLVFWVLKGLRPRVPKGLKSPPEPWGWPLLGHVLTLGKNPHLALSRMSQRYGDVLQIRIGSTPVLVLSRLDTIRQALVRQGDDFKGRPDLYTSTLITDGQSMTFSTDSGPVWAARRRLAQNALNTFSIASDPASSSSCYLEEHVSKEAEALISRLQELMAGPGHFDPYNQVVMSVANVIGAMCFGQHFPESSDEMLSLVKNTHEFVETASSGNPLDFFPILRYLPNPALQRFKAFNQRFLRFLQKTVQEHYQDFDKNSVRDITGALFKHSKKGPRASGGDLIPQEKIVNLVNDIFGAGFDTVTTAISWSLMYLVTKPEIQRKIQKELDTVIGRERRPRLSDRPQLPYLEAFILETFRHSSFLPFTIPHSTTRDTTLNGFYIPKKCCVFINQWQVNHDPELWEDPSEFRPERFLTADGTAINKPLSEKMMLFGMGKRRCIGEVLAKWEVFLFLAILLQQLEFSVPPGVKVDLTPIYGLTMKHARCEHVQARLRFSIN; via the exons atggcattgtcccAGTCTGTTCCCTTCTCGGCCACAGAGCTTCTCCTGGCCTCTGCCATCTTCTGCCTGGTATTCTGGGTGCTCAAGGGTTTGAGGCCTCGGGTCCCCAAAGGCCTGAAAAGTCCACCAGAGCCATGGGGCTGGCCCTTGCTCGGGCATGTGCTGACCCTGGGGAAGAACCCGCACCTGGCACTGTCAAGGATGAGCCAGCGCTACGGGGACGTGCTGCAGATCCGCATTGGCTCCACGCCCGTGCTGGTGCTGAGCCGCCTGGACACCATCCGGCAGGCCCTGGTGCGGCAGGGCGACGATTTCAAGGGCCGGCCTGACCTCTACACCTCCACCCTCATCACTGATGGCCAGAGCATGACCTTCAGCACAGACTCTGGACCGGTGTGGGCTGCCCGCCGGCGCCTGGCCCAGAACGCCCTCAACACCTTCTCCATCGCCTCTGACCCAGCTTCCTCATCCTCCTGCTACCTGGAGGAGCATGTGagcaaggaggctgaggccctgATCAGCAGGTTGCAGGAGCTGATGGCAGGGCCTGGGCACTTCGACCCTTACAATCAGGTGGTGATGTCAGTGGCCAACGTCATCGGTGCCATGTGCTTCGGACAGCACTTCCCTGAGAGTAGTGATGAGATGCTCAGCCTCGTGAAGAACACTCATGAGTTCGTGGAGACTGCCTCCTCCGGGAACCCCCTGGACTTCTTCCCCATCCTTCGCTACCTGCCTAACCCTGCCCTGCAGAGGTTCAAGGCCTTCAACCAGAGGTTCCTGCGGTTCCTGCAGAAAACAGTCCAGGAGCACTATCAGGACTTTGACAAG AACAGTGTCCGGGACATCACGGGTGCCCTGTTCAAGCACAGCAAGAAGGGGCCTAGAGCCAGCGGCGGCGACCTCATCCCACAGGAGAAGATTGTCAACCTTGTCAATGACATCTTTGGAGCAG GATTTGACACAGTCACAACAGCCATCTCCTGGAGCCTCATGTACCTTGTGACCAAGCCTGAGATACAGAGGAAGATCCAGAAGGAGCTGG ACACTGTGATTGGCAGGGAGCGGCGGCCCCGGCTCTCTGACAGACCCCAGCTGCCCTACTTGGAGGCCTTCATCCTGGAGACCTTCCGACACTCCTCCTTCTTGCCCTTCACCATCCCCCACAG caCAACAAGGGACACAACGCTGAATGGCTTCTACATCCCCAAGAAATGCTGTGTCTTCATAAACCAGTGGCAGGTCAACCATGACCC AGAGCTGTGGGAGGACCCCTCTGAGTTCCGGCCTGAGCGGTTCCTCACCGCCGATGGCACTGCCATTAACAAGCCCTTGAGTGAGAAGATGATGCTGTTTGGCATGGGCAAGCGCCGGTGTATCGGGGAAGTCCTGGCCAAGTGGGAGGTCTTCCTCTTCCTGGCCATCCTGCTACAGCAACTGGAGTTCAGCGTGCCACCGGGCGTGAAAGTCGACCTGACCCCCATCTACGGGCTGACCATGAAGCACGCCCGCTGTGAACACGTCCAGGCGCGGCTGCGCTTCTCCATCAACTGA